From the genome of Acidaminococcus sp.:
TGTCGGGCTGATTGTAGCAAGTATCCTGCAGCCTGGTCATTACGCCAATTTTGCAGGTCTTGCAGCCAAGAAAGTCACCGGTGAAATCAACGTCACGGTTGCGGGCTTTTTAAAAGGGCTGTTCTCCACCAACATGGTAGCCACTTTTGCCAAAGGGAATATCGTACAGACTCTCGTCATTTCCATTTTGCTGGGTGTTGCCATCCTGAAGATTAAAAACCAGGAACACAAAGAAACCATGAAACGCTTCTTTGAAGCAGCCAATAGCATGATTTTTTCCCTGATTGGAATGATCATGCAGGTTTCCCCTATCGGTATTTTCTTCCTGATGGGCAGTTCCTTTGGTAAGTACGGTGCCGGTATTTTCACCAGCATGGCCGTACTTGTCGGCACCTATTATGCAGCCTGCATCGCTCACGTACTGGTTGTCTACGGCACTTTCCTTATGGTCTTTGCTCATATTAATCCATTCCGGTTTATCAAAGACAGCGCCGAACTCTGGATTTATACCATTTCTACCTGCAGTTCCATTGCTTCCATTCCTATTAATATGAAGGTAGCCAAAGAAAAGTTTGGTATTCCTGACCGCATTTCCGGTTTTACGATTCCGTTAGGTTCCCAAATGAACACCGATGGTTCTGTTCTGCTTTACGCCTGCGTAATTCTCTTCATCAGCCAGATGATTGGCCAGCCTATGGCACTGCCCCAACTGATCAATACGATTTTCATTTCCACGATTATGTCTATGGGCGGCGGTGGTATTCCCGGCAGTGGCATTGTCAAGTTGATGGTCGTTGTCCAGGCAGTAGGTCTTCCTATCGAAGTGGTTGGTGTCATTGCAGCCTTCTACCGCCTCTTTGATATGGGCACCACGACCAATAACTGCATCGGTGACCTCGTTGGTACGGTAATTGTCGGCAAAGCAGAACTGAAAGCTGCCGAAAAAGAAAACGCTTAAAACGTTTAGAAGAGCCCTAATCCATTGTATAATGAACTAGGGTTCTTTTTTTATGCAGAAAACACGTGAGAGGAGAGGATACCGTGTTCCGCTATATGGATTACATTTATACGGTCTATGAAGAGCATAGCTTTAGCCGTGCTGCCCAAAAAATGCATATCTCTCAATCTTCGCTCAGTATTACTATTGCACGTGCCGAAAAAGAAATCGGAGCAAAAATATTTAATCGCGGCACGAATCCTATTTCCCTGACAGAGTTTGGTATTTCCTATATTGAAAGTGTCAAAACCATTTATGCTCTTAAAAATGACCTGGAAGAATACATTCGTCAGATGGGGGCGGCCCTTCGCGGACGAGTAGCCATCGGTGCCAGCAGTTTCTTTTCCACATACTTGCTGACGCATACCATCCAAAAATTCCGAAACACTTATCCCCATGTAAAAATTGAGCTTTTTGACCACATCATGCCGGAACTCGAAAAAAAGCTGGACAGCGAATTTATCGATTTTATTGTATCAAATACCAAGAAAACTGAAGAGCGCTACCGCAACATTTTACTCTTTCCCGATTATCTGTATCTCATGGTTGTTCCAAAGCTTTGCCCGCAGACGATTTCCCCTGCGCAGAGTGTTGCCTTTGAGGAAATAGGACACGAAAAGAACCCGCGTGCCAAAAGTATTGACCTTACCCAGTTTGCTGAAGTCCCTTTCCTTTTGCTTCACCCTGGAAATAACCTGCGTTATAGTGCGGATAACCTGCTTGAAAAAGCTGGGGTCCATCCGCCAATCGTCCTGGAAGTTGATGAAACAATGACGCTGTATCCTATGGTTAAAGCCGGACTCGGTGCGACCATCGTCGGGAGTTACGTCATCCGGATGCTCGGAAAACCAGGAGATGCACTTTTCTTTCCGCTTGCCGGAAAAGAAGCCAAACGCGGTACCTACCTCAATGTACTGAAAAACAAGCGCATGACCCCGGCTCTTCGGGAATTCATCAAAGAGCTCAGGAACTACTGCACAGATGTAGAAAAGAGATTGTCGGGGGTATGAGAAAATGCAAAACGGAGCTGCAAAGATTTATTTTTCTCTGCAGCTCCGTTTTTTTATATTACACGCTATTATTTTAACAAGGGGTGCCCTTACTTTCCAAAAAATTCCACAATGGCATGGATAGCCAGGGCCATATGCTGCGGATTTTGGAAGGGATGGTTAGCTCCTTCTACGGGGATGAATTCGATGACGTTATCTTCCGCAAATTTCCGCGTCAGTTCAATAGGAATCATTTCATCCTTTGTACCGTGAATAATGAGCATGTCATCGGCATAGTCAAAATATTCATGATTGCGCACGTCAAAGGCTTTCAGCGAATCCATAAAGGATTGGTCAATTTTCATCTTGCGTTCGAAACCGACCTGGATTTCCTTACCCTTCTCAAGGTTCTTCATGCCCACTGCATCGATATGATTCGACATGGATTCGTACATATTGACGCCGGGGCAGCGCAGGGCAATCTTTTTGAACGGGTTTCCGACTTCAATGATATACCGCAGTGTCAGATAGCCGCCAAAGCTCGTGGAATAGTTGTAAAGAGTTTTGGCACCCAGCGTATTTTTTGCATAGTCTGTCACGATTGTCAGATATTCCAGACACTCCTCTACGGAGAGTTTCTTGCGGGCGTCCTCCCCATGACAGGGCCAGTCAAAGGTGATGACGGCCCAGTCTTTATATTTAGAAAGAAGGTGCTCCGCAAAACTTTTCGTTCCGGCCGTATCCTTGCTGCTGCCGAACCCGTGCGTCATGATGACTACATTGTCAAACTCACGGGCCGACTTCGCATGGTCACCGACAAAGAAGCGGCAGCGGATGCTGTATCCTTCCGCATTAATCTGCAATTTCTTTTCTACCATAATTTCCCTTTCTCACCATCCTGCCATATAAAGCGTACCCAGGTATTCCTGCATTCCCCGGTGCTCCAGGTAATGATCCATATCATCTTCCTCCCAGTTGTACGGAGTACGGAAGATTTCTACAGATACATTATCGTAGGATTCCAGGAAATGGTCAAATTCGATTTTGCGTTTCAAATCAAGGAACCCATCTTCACCCGCCAAATCGATGAACGCGGAGAGCTCAGCCTCCTTATTCATAATGTCGAAGGAGTTCTTCCTATCCAGCATTTCAATCCGGTGTTCCCAGTCATCACGATGTCCGAATGTCACCGTGAAGCCATCCACCAGGTGTTTGTCATCCACGTAGTGAATCTGGGTAAAATCTTTGTTGGACGCGTCCCAAATGCTCTTGAGCCGCAGGATCTGCATGTTGCGGGCTCCGAGGAAGCGCTTCAGCAGCGGAGTATCCTCCATCAACTTCTTCTTGTAGAAGCGAAGGACTTTCAGCGTTGCCTCCACGGCAGGCTCTTCCACTTTTTTCGAAGTCGGGAGTTTTTCCAGATCAGGATTCGTAAGTAATTCCATTTGTTACCTCCTTAATGCCAGAAGAAAAACCAACAATCGAAGTCTGATAAGCCTGCGCGGCGGACCCCTTATGGTTTCATGTCAGACCAGATCCGCAGGCCGACGTAAACGCCGAGAGCAACCCCAATCAAGGCAGTTGTCAAAGAACGCTGCGTCACGCCAACCTCGCTGAGGCTGAATCCGAAGACAAGCAAAGCAACGACATCATCAAAGTGCATAAGCAGCCTCCTTTTCACCAGTTCCTTAGAACGTCGAGTGGCTCCTATTCTACCACAAATCAAAAAAATAATCAGTACGAAATTATGGATTGCATTTTGAGGCAGCAGCGGGTAAAATGAGGAGAATTATAAAATTCGTGTAAATTGGTGAAAAAATAGAAAAGTGCTTTTGGCATATGGCATTTAGCCCCATAAATGCGAATTTTGGGCTTTATCTGATAAAGCCATAAAAATCAAAACAGGAATTGTGAAGATACAAAAGTAAAATTTCTTCACAATTCCTGTTTTTTATTTACTGCAAACCGCTCCGCGGTTTGCCTCCGTAGGCGGGCTGCGGAATTTACATTATTGACGCCAAGAGTTCTTTCGTGTATGCCTCTTTCGGGTGTTCAAAGACATCGTCTGTGCTCCCCTGCTCCACGATTTTGCCCTGATGCAGCACGATAATCTGCGTACACAGTCGTTTTGCCAGGAGAAGGTCATGCGTGACAAAAAGACAGGTAATGCCATGACGCTGTATCGTATTCCGGATGAGCATGCCGATTTCAAGCCGCAGGCTGGCGTCGACAGCACTCGTAATTTCATCGCATATAAGAAGCTGCGGTCCGATACACAAGGCACGCAGGCAGGCCGCCCGCTGGCATTCGCCGCCGCTGACTTCATGAGGATAGCGTTTCAAGAGTTCCGGTGTGAGGTGACATTCCTCCACGAGCTGCCGAAACTCCGAGTCCGAAAGATGAATCCCATAATTCCGGATGCCTTCTTCGACACTGTGCTGCAAGGTAAAGCGGGGATGAAAGGAAGCCGCGGGATTTTGGAAAATCATCTGCACTTTCCGGTACAGTTCGCGCCATTCTTTGCGTGAAGCTCTCGTAATATCTTTTCCCTCCAGAAGAAAATTGCCGCTGTCAGCCTGCTCAAGACCGCAGAGAATGCGGCTCAGCGTACTTTTCCCGGAGCCGCTTTCTCCGACGATACCGAGAAAAGTGCCGCCGGGCACAGTAAAGGAAACGTCGTCCAGAGCACGAAAAGCATGCCCGCGCCGGCTAAAGCTCTTCACGAGGTGATTGACTTCAAGAAACATAGGACGTCTCCTCCTTTTCGCCGATACCACAGCGCTCGAGAAGCATCTGTGTATAAGAAGACTTTGGCGAAGCGATGACCTGTGCGGCAGGGCCGATTTCCTGGATGACGCCGTCTTTCAGGACCATCAGGGTATCGGCCATGTACCGGGCCAGGCGGATATCATGAGTGACGAGAACGAGACTCATCTTGTGATATTTCCGCACGCGAAGGAGTGCGTCGGCCATTTTTTTCTGGGTTACGCTGTCAACGGCGGAAGTCGGCTCATCGGCAAAAGCCAGCACAGGCGGCCGCAGCATTGAAAAGAGCAGCTGCGCCCGCTGCACCATACCTCCGGAAAGTTCCTGCGGATAAAGATTAAGTGCATCCGGCGATAAGTCCAAAAGCGAGGCTCGTTCATCCGTCAATTCATTAAATTCCTGCCTGGAAAGCTTTCCGTCTTTGCCTACGGCATCCCATAGCTGCTGCCTGATTGAGTAAACAAGACAGAAGGAAGACAGCGCATCCTGAAAGACATACTGGACAGCATGGCTTTGCCAGAGTTTTATCTTATCCGCGTCACGCAGAACTTGTCCGCAGAAAGAAATCGTACCGCCAGTCTGCGTCACGCCGCGCGAAAGAATGCCAGCGGCGGCCTTCAGGATCGTCGTCTTGCCGCTTCCCGAGGCACCGACAATGACAAAGATTTCTTCCTTATGGACGCTGAAGGAAATCTCCTTAACCAGAGGCCTTCCGCCTGCTTCGATGGTAACGTTATGAAGTTGTAGGATTGGTTCATTGTTTTCCATGGGAACTCCAAAAAAGCTGTGGCGCTATCGCGCGAAAAAAGCTGTGACGTTATAGCCGCCGTTGGCGGCTGACCTTTCCCTCGAAAGGCGTTTTTACTATTCTACATCCAACTCAGGCGTGATTTCGTAGTAGTCCGAGGGATGAGCCGTGAGGCCCTTCACATTTTTCTTCATGACAAAATTCATTTTGAGGAATGACACGTACAGTACAGCGTTATCGTCCAGGATCTGCTGCTGAACAGCAAGGGCAAGCCGATTTCTTTCCGTACGGTCAAAGGTATTGTGCAGTTTATCAATCAGGGCATCGACATTGGGATTGCTGTAATAACCATTGTTATAGGGCTCTTCGGAATAAATTTTGCTCATCAGATAATATTCCGGGTCACCGGTCGGCGCCGTCACCATCGCCTGTGCGTAAATATCGTATTCACCGCGCTTCAGGAAATCCTTATAGTTATCCGTGGCGTTGACGTCCAGTTTAATACCGATTTTCTTCAGCTGAGACTGGGCATATTCCGCAAGAAGCGGCAGTTCCTGCCGGGATACATAAGTAAGCCAGCGCAAGGTCAGCGGCTTTCCGTCTTTCATGACATAGCCATCTGCATTCTTCTCAGTGTAGCCGGCCTCAGCGAGAAGCTTTTTAGCGCCTTCAAGGTCATATTGGGGAGCCTTGAGTCCCCGGCCAAAATCCGTATGGGTTGGAAAAGCCCCTACTGCAGGTTCTCCGTTGCCGTTTAAGAGCACATCTACAAACTGCTTCTTGTCAATAGCCATGGCAATGGCTTGTCTCACACGGTTATCCTGCAGAACCGGCGTCTTAAAGTTCATAGCCGCCTGGTACACGCGGCTTGTTGCGCAGGAAGAGATTTTGTACCGATTTTCATCACTAAAGTCTTTCAAGCTGGCATAAGGCAGTCCCTGCACAGCGTCGAGTTCCCCACTCTGCATAGCCATGGAAAGAGTTCCGCCGTCAGTAATACTACGGACAATGATGCGATCCATTTTGGGTTTTACATCACCCCAGTAGGTTTCGTTTTTCTTCAGCTCTACGCCCTCGTCATCCGCGCGGATTGCCGCATAGGGACCCGTCCCCACGGCAATACGATTCCTGATGCCCGCTTCCATATCAATGATGGCACTATACGGGTCAGCAAGGTAGTTGATAAGAGCCGGTACTTTTTCCCGGGCATGAATCGTGACTTTCTGACCATCGGCAGCAATGCGGTCGATTTTAAGGTCGTGAGGTGCCCTGTCATGGCGCTTCAGAAGATCTTCAAAGCACGCTTTTACAGCTTCGCCGGTCACTTTTTTCCCGTTTGAGAAGGTGATATTGTCCCGAAGCTTAATTTCCAGCGTATAGTCGTCAATCTGCTTATAAGACTCCGCGAGCCAGGGCTGCACGTTCATATTCTGGTCAAATTTAAAGAGTGTCTCCCCGACACCGTATCTGACGGCACTCCAGCCACTATACGCTTCATGGGGATCCAGGCTGGCATTTTGCATAGCCGGGCCATAGGCCATTGTCCCGTAATGAAAAACTTTCCCCTTTTTCTGAGAAGAAGGACTACTGCCGCAGCCACTAAGTGCCACGGCTGCACCCAAAAGAAGGGTCAGACAAATTTTCTTCCATTTTTGTTTCATCATATCACCTCATGTTTCTATACTGTGGTCGACAACGTCGCGCAGCGCATCGGCAAAAAGCTGAAATATTGCCACGGTTACAAAAATGCCAAGTCCCGGTGCCAATACCGTCCATGGGGCCGACTGCAGTAGACTGCGGGAACCGCTCATCATGGATCCCCATTCTGCAGCAGGCGGCGCCGTACCGAGTCCCAGAAAAGACAGCCCGGCCAGTTCGGCGATGACCGTACCCACATCAAGGGCAGCCGTAACGACGATAGGCCCGATGACGAGCGGCAAAACCTCCAGTTCCGACGAACCGCTCATCCTTGCCGCTTCCATAAACGGTGCATGGCGCAGCGGCCGGACAAGGCCGCTGGCAAGGCGGGTGTATTTGGGCCACGCCACCAAAACGATTGCAAGCGCGGCATTGAGTGTCCCGCCGCCCAGAATGCCTGCCACGGCAATAGCAAACACCATGGTCGGAAAGGCCAGGAACACATCAGCGACGCGCATAAGAACAGTAGCCGCTTTGCCCGGATGGAGCCCGCACATAATGCCGATAAAAGAACCGAAAAGGGTGGCTGAAAGCACCACGGCAAGGGCGGAAAATACCGTCACCTTCCCGCCGGCAAGAACCCGGCTGAAGAGGTCGCGCCCATAGCGGTCCGTGCCGAGAATATGGACACCTCCCGGCGGCTGCAGCGCCTCATTAAGATTTTGGACATAAGGGTCAAAGGGTGTCACTGACGACGCAAAAAAGCAGAGCAGCAAAAGAGCAATTACAAGACCGAGACAAAGACAAAACCGCTTCCTTGTATGGAGTGTCATGTGTCTCTCCCCCTCTCTGCCACGCGGGGATCAATGGCTGAGCTAACGATGTCTGCTGCCAGATTCACACCGACGTAGATAAAGCACATCCAGATGACGTAAGCCTGAATGACAGGGTAATCCCGAAGCACAATAGCATCGACAGCCAGTTTGCCAATACCGTCCCACAAAAAGATGGATTCAACAATAGCCGCCCCGCCAAGAAGCGACCCGACAGAAATGCCTAAGATGGCAAGAAGCGGTGCCAATACGGAACGCAGAACGTAATGAGAGAGAATAAAACTTTCAGAAAGGCCCCGCACGCGGGCGGCCTGCACATAATTTTTGCTGAGCTCATCCAAAAAGACCGCCCGGATCTGCCGCACATATTTGGCAATCATGGCGATAGCAAGCGTCAGCGCCGGCAAAAGTGGAAACTGGGAATGCCCCAGAAATGAAAAAAAGTGCCATTTGACGGCGAAAAGGTAAAGCAGCAGCAGTGCCACAAAAAAGTCCGGCGTAGCGTTTCCAATAAAGGAAATGACGCGCACAATCTGATCCCAGATACTATCCCGATGTACTGCGGCCAAAATGCCAAGCGGCAGAGCCACAAGGAGGGTAATGGCAATGGCGAGAAGCATCAGTTCCAGTGTGGCCGGCAATTTGGCAAGAATCGCCGTAAAGACGGGCTGACCGGAGACAAAGGAACGTCCCATGTCGCCGTGCAGAATGTTCCAGAGCCAGCTGCCGTACTGGACAAAGAAAGACTGATCAAGGCCGAGTGAAGCCCTTTTAACAGCCGCAGCGGCTGCGCTGGTATTGCCGCTTAGGGTGTACAGCATATCTACTACATCTGTTGACACGACATGCATAAGCGCAAAAGAAAGAAACGTACTGCCAAACAGAATCGGTATCAGATGAAGCAGCCGTTCCAGGACATAGCGCCGCATGGTATTCCCTCCCTTCCCCTTGATTTGGTACTATTATAAAATTGAAATTTAAAGTATGAATATCCCCCGGGGAGGGATATAATGAAGGCAGTATTGCTGTGGCGCTGACGTGCGGAAGAAAATCTGTAGCTGACTGCGTCGGCGAGGTGCGGCCTTCGGCCGAAAGAGAAAAAATGAAAAGCACTTTTAGATTTTATCATTTGGCGTTTATTCTTTTCTGTGAAAAAAGTGGTAACTGAATAGGGTTTCACCTGCGGGATTCAGGGGCCATCTTTCACCTTTTCTCGTTAGCGCTGATATGGCGAACCTTCGGCAGAGAGGGACATCCTCCACTGCAAGCGGTTTCCGCTATTTTACTTTCCTCCCCCACTTCGTGGTCCACCCTCGTCCTAAAGGACGGAAAAGAAGCTATCCTCCACCGCTATCGTCAGCGCTTCCTACCGTCAGTGCTGACTGCGGTTCCCCTCCTTTCGAAGCCGCATGGCGGCTTGAAAGGAGGTCCTAGAGGAATTCCAAACCTGACGGTTTGGCTTAATTAGAGCGTCTTTTAAGAAAGGAAATCATCATGGATCATGAGCTTACTTACTTTGAAAATTATGCCGAGACATGGGATAAAGATAGGAAAGAAAATCCGGAGAAAATGACCCGGATTCTGCAGATGCTCTCTCTCCCACCGGACGCACACGTTCTCGACGTCGGCTGCGGAACAGGTATTCTCGTCCCTTACCTGCGAAAGATTCTGACGCACGGCGGCACGATTGAGGAACTGGATTATTCTCATAAGATGCTGGAAAAAGCCCGCGAGAAATTTGGAGCCCTGCCGGGCATTACTTTTACCGAGGGAAATGTGTTGAGACTTTCCCTGCCCGAAGCCGCTTATGACACCGTACTCTGTCTCAATTTCTATCCCCATATCGGTTCCAAGGGCGAAACTTTTATCAAGAAAATCACCCGCACCCTGAAGTCGGGCGGTTCACTTATTATTTTTCACGATGAATCGCGGGCTCACGTAAATCATATGCATCAGAACACCGACGGCATGGAATCGGCCCTGCTGCCGCCCGTTGACGTACTTGCCATGCTGCTTATCGGTGCGGGACTTACAATTGAAATCGCCTTTGACACTAATGACCTGTATCTCATCAAGGGAACAAAGAAAGTACCTGACTCTCCATTTGATGTAAATGGAAACACTGCAAACCGGACTTCTCTCCATACGGAAACGAAAAAAGTCATCCACCGGCTGGCCCGCATCAGTGGTCACCTTGAAGGAATCCGGAGAATGATTGAAGAAGGACGTGACTGCAGCGAAATTCTCATCCAGATTTCTGCCGTCGACTCGGCGCTCATCAGCACAGGTAAAGTTATCCTGCAGGATCATATCTCCCACTGCCTTGTCGATGCTGTAAGAAGAAATGATGCAGCAAGTATTGAGAATCTGCAGAAAGCAATTAGTAAGTTGATAAAGTAGAAGAAAAGTGGATAGTGGAAAGGTGATTAGTACAATCGTTGGAACATCTGCTTTGGCGGATTCTTAATAAGTAAGCTGTGGCGCTGGCGCGCGGAAAGAAAGCTATAACGCTGTGGCCGCCGTTGGCGGCGAGGTGCTGCCTATAACTGAGAGGATAGCCAAACCAGACGGTTTAGCTTAAAAAACTACCGCACCGGTTCTTTCGAATCGGTGCGGTAGTTTATGCTTTGAAAGAAGCCAAGCGTTCCGGACTCGGTAAATTCAGAAGAGTTGACTTTTCATCGCATACAGTCATATAGGCATTTGTCACAGAACCAGTCCGTGGCTCGAAGCAACAAGGTGTAATAGGAGGGTCGATAAGGCGCTTTGCTGGACTCAAACAAAACGCCGCCCACGGTCATGACCTGTGGCAAGTATTTATTATTTTACTTTTTCCAGGAGTCTCTGTGCAGCTCTGTATACCGGCACATCGACATATTTCCCATCGACAAAGACATGTGCTTTTTCTTCGTCGGAAGCATTTTCATACGCAGCAACTACACGGCGGGCAAAATCAATTTCGCTTTCGGGAATGCTGTAGACAGCGTTGATGATAGGCACGTGATTAAGATTGGTCAGGCCTCTGCCGGCAAAGCCCATCTTCTTATCATCTTCCGTATCAATGCGGACAAATTCCTCGATTTCCTTGTTGGAACCCTCTGGGCAGAACACAGCCGTGTCATAGGCTTCCACGCCGGCTGCCTTTGCATCCATGACGAGCTTTTCCTTAGCATAGACGAGCTGCAGGCATTTTTCGGTCAGATCCCGCTTAACGCCCATGGCCGTCGTAAGGTCCACAGCGCCCAGGGTCAGGCCGGTAACACGCTTGGTGCAGGAAGCAAGTTCGTAAGCATTGCGCACACCCAGCGGCGTTTCAATCATAAGCAGAAGTTCCATCGTGTTGCGCGGCAAATCATGAGTCAGTTCATACTGCGTAATGATAGCATCGACGTCGAGTACATCACGCGGATTTTCACACTTCGGCAGACGAATGAAGTTCGGATGGCATGGCAGAATTGC
Proteins encoded in this window:
- a CDS encoding dicarboxylate/amino acid:cation symporter, with the protein product MVIHGKKISLTTQIFTAMILGSIAGLISGKTMVQLGFIGDIWLNCIKMIVVPMVICTIVTGIISQDSLTSLKRVSARIIAYYVITTILACIVGLIVASILQPGHYANFAGLAAKKVTGEINVTVAGFLKGLFSTNMVATFAKGNIVQTLVISILLGVAILKIKNQEHKETMKRFFEAANSMIFSLIGMIMQVSPIGIFFLMGSSFGKYGAGIFTSMAVLVGTYYAACIAHVLVVYGTFLMVFAHINPFRFIKDSAELWIYTISTCSSIASIPINMKVAKEKFGIPDRISGFTIPLGSQMNTDGSVLLYACVILFISQMIGQPMALPQLINTIFISTIMSMGGGGIPGSGIVKLMVVVQAVGLPIEVVGVIAAFYRLFDMGTTTNNCIGDLVGTVIVGKAELKAAEKENA
- a CDS encoding LysR family transcriptional regulator — encoded protein: MFRYMDYIYTVYEEHSFSRAAQKMHISQSSLSITIARAEKEIGAKIFNRGTNPISLTEFGISYIESVKTIYALKNDLEEYIRQMGAALRGRVAIGASSFFSTYLLTHTIQKFRNTYPHVKIELFDHIMPELEKKLDSEFIDFIVSNTKKTEERYRNILLFPDYLYLMVVPKLCPQTISPAQSVAFEEIGHEKNPRAKSIDLTQFAEVPFLLLHPGNNLRYSADNLLEKAGVHPPIVLEVDETMTLYPMVKAGLGATIVGSYVIRMLGKPGDALFFPLAGKEAKRGTYLNVLKNKRMTPALREFIKELRNYCTDVEKRLSGV
- a CDS encoding alpha/beta hydrolase, which encodes MVEKKLQINAEGYSIRCRFFVGDHAKSAREFDNVVIMTHGFGSSKDTAGTKSFAEHLLSKYKDWAVITFDWPCHGEDARKKLSVEECLEYLTIVTDYAKNTLGAKTLYNYSTSFGGYLTLRYIIEVGNPFKKIALRCPGVNMYESMSNHIDAVGMKNLEKGKEIQVGFERKMKIDQSFMDSLKAFDVRNHEYFDYADDMLIIHGTKDEMIPIELTRKFAEDNVIEFIPVEGANHPFQNPQHMALAIHAIVEFFGK
- a CDS encoding ABC transporter ATP-binding protein, with the protein product MFLEVNHLVKSFSRRGHAFRALDDVSFTVPGGTFLGIVGESGSGKSTLSRILCGLEQADSGNFLLEGKDITRASRKEWRELYRKVQMIFQNPAASFHPRFTLQHSVEEGIRNYGIHLSDSEFRQLVEECHLTPELLKRYPHEVSGGECQRAACLRALCIGPQLLICDEITSAVDASLRLEIGMLIRNTIQRHGITCLFVTHDLLLAKRLCTQIIVLHQGKIVEQGSTDDVFEHPKEAYTKELLASIM
- a CDS encoding ATP-binding cassette domain-containing protein translates to MENNEPILQLHNVTIEAGGRPLVKEISFSVHKEEIFVIVGASGSGKTTILKAAAGILSRGVTQTGGTISFCGQVLRDADKIKLWQSHAVQYVFQDALSSFCLVYSIRQQLWDAVGKDGKLSRQEFNELTDERASLLDLSPDALNLYPQELSGGMVQRAQLLFSMLRPPVLAFADEPTSAVDSVTQKKMADALLRVRKYHKMSLVLVTHDIRLARYMADTLMVLKDGVIQEIGPAAQVIASPKSSYTQMLLERCGIGEKEETSYVS
- a CDS encoding ABC transporter substrate-binding protein → MMKQKWKKICLTLLLGAAVALSGCGSSPSSQKKGKVFHYGTMAYGPAMQNASLDPHEAYSGWSAVRYGVGETLFKFDQNMNVQPWLAESYKQIDDYTLEIKLRDNITFSNGKKVTGEAVKACFEDLLKRHDRAPHDLKIDRIAADGQKVTIHAREKVPALINYLADPYSAIIDMEAGIRNRIAVGTGPYAAIRADDEGVELKKNETYWGDVKPKMDRIIVRSITDGGTLSMAMQSGELDAVQGLPYASLKDFSDENRYKISSCATSRVYQAAMNFKTPVLQDNRVRQAIAMAIDKKQFVDVLLNGNGEPAVGAFPTHTDFGRGLKAPQYDLEGAKKLLAEAGYTEKNADGYVMKDGKPLTLRWLTYVSRQELPLLAEYAQSQLKKIGIKLDVNATDNYKDFLKRGEYDIYAQAMVTAPTGDPEYYLMSKIYSEEPYNNGYYSNPNVDALIDKLHNTFDRTERNRLALAVQQQILDDNAVLYVSFLKMNFVMKKNVKGLTAHPSDYYEITPELDVE
- a CDS encoding ABC transporter permease, whose amino-acid sequence is MTLHTRKRFCLCLGLVIALLLLCFFASSVTPFDPYVQNLNEALQPPGGVHILGTDRYGRDLFSRVLAGGKVTVFSALAVVLSATLFGSFIGIMCGLHPGKAATVLMRVADVFLAFPTMVFAIAVAGILGGGTLNAALAIVLVAWPKYTRLASGLVRPLRHAPFMEAARMSGSSELEVLPLVIGPIVVTAALDVGTVIAELAGLSFLGLGTAPPAAEWGSMMSGSRSLLQSAPWTVLAPGLGIFVTVAIFQLFADALRDVVDHSIET
- a CDS encoding ABC transporter permease, which gives rise to MRRYVLERLLHLIPILFGSTFLSFALMHVVSTDVVDMLYTLSGNTSAAAAAVKRASLGLDQSFFVQYGSWLWNILHGDMGRSFVSGQPVFTAILAKLPATLELMLLAIAITLLVALPLGILAAVHRDSIWDQIVRVISFIGNATPDFFVALLLLYLFAVKWHFFSFLGHSQFPLLPALTLAIAMIAKYVRQIRAVFLDELSKNYVQAARVRGLSESFILSHYVLRSVLAPLLAILGISVGSLLGGAAIVESIFLWDGIGKLAVDAIVLRDYPVIQAYVIWMCFIYVGVNLAADIVSSAIDPRVAERGRDT
- a CDS encoding metal-sensing transcriptional repressor — protein: MDHELTYFENYAETWDKDRKENPEKMTRILQMLSLPPDAHVLDVGCGTGILVPYLRKILTHGGTIEELDYSHKMLEKAREKFGALPGITFTEGNVLRLSLPEAAYDTVLCLNFYPHIGSKGETFIKKITRTLKSGGSLIIFHDESRAHVNHMHQNTDGMESALLPPVDVLAMLLIGAGLTIEIAFDTNDLYLIKGTKKVPDSPFDVNGNTANRTSLHTETKKVIHRLARISGHLEGIRRMIEEGRDCSEILIQISAVDSALISTGKVILQDHISHCLVDAVRRNDAASIENLQKAISKLIK
- a CDS encoding CoA ester lyase, giving the protein MAKLRRTLAWVIGGDDAKLQQVLASEADAITIELEDLCPAEAKESARAWAVDKLQHVDFGEKEVGVRINSFESPWGRKDLEAILPCHPNFIRLPKCENPRDVLDVDAIITQYELTHDLPRNTMELLLMIETPLGVRNAYELASCTKRVTGLTLGAVDLTTAMGVKRDLTEKCLQLVYAKEKLVMDAKAAGVEAYDTAVFCPEGSNKEIEEFVRIDTEDDKKMGFAGRGLTNLNHVPIINAVYSIPESEIDFARRVVAAYENASDEEKAHVFVDGKYVDVPVYRAAQRLLEKVK